The genomic window GAGTGGCGACCTCCGAGCGGCCTCGCTCGGACTGCGAGCGATCGACGGCGTCGGCGAGCAGCGCGCCCGGACGCTCCGGGAGGCCGGGTACCCCGACCGCGAAGCGCTCGCGAAGGCGGACGTCGCGACCCTCGCGGATCTCGACGACCTCGCTCGCTCGACGGCAACGAGCATCGTCAACTGTGCGCGGGCGTTCGAAGCCGGACGGGTTCGCCGCAGGACCGACGAGCGACTCCCCGGCCCCGAACCGATCTTCGTCGACATAGAGACCGACGGCCTCTCACCGTCGACGGCGTGGCTGATCGGGGTGCTCGACAGGGAGGCCGATCAGCCGTATCGCTCGTTCCTGGCAGCCGATCCCGACCGGCCGGTCGAAGCGCTCGAATCGTTCTGCGCGTGGTACGCGGAGCGCGTCGATCAGGGTTCCCAGCGGCCACTCGTCGCGTACAACGGTCAGCCGTTCGACTTCCCCGTCCTCGCCGAACTGATCGAGATGCACTGCCCGGAGTACCGTACCGTCTGGGCCGACGCCTGGACGTTCGACCCCTACGCCTGGGCGATTCGAGACGGCAATGCGTCGTTCCCGGCGCGGACGAATCGGCTCGAGGACGTGGCCACGGCGCTGGGCTTCGACGACGGTGAAACGACGAAACACGCCAACGCACTGCCCCTGGACGGCGCGGAGGTCGCCAGAGTCTACCGAACGTGGCAGGCCGACCCCTCGCCGGAAACCGAGCCGGACTGGGAAGCGCTCGAAGCCTACTGCGAGGCAGACGTGCGGGCACTGGCGCACGTCTACGACGCGATCGACGCGGCGGATCGAACGGCAGGAGACTCCGGTGGAGCAGTTCGCGAACCGACGGCCGAGACGACCCAGGGGAGCCTGGGTGACTTCTGAGATGTACGAAACCGACGCCAGCGCGGCGCTGCTCGAACGCTGCCGACGCGACGAGATCGTGCATCCCGATTACGGGGGCTACTGCATCGAGGGCGTGCCGGGAACTGCTGCCGGCGTCCTCGGCGTCGACGTCGGTCAGCCCGATCCGAGCGGCGTCTCCGACGTCAGCGCGTCCCTCCCCGCCGAAACCCTCGGCGGTGCAGTGGGCGCGTCCTCACCTGCGGAAGCCCACTCCGACGTCTCCCACCCCGACCTCTCCCAGGTCGTCGTCCTCGTCATCGATGGGCTGGGCTGGCATCGGTTCCACCGGGACGCGTCCGATCGTCGATTCGTCGGCCGATTCCTCGAACGGGGATCCGTCACGCCGTTGACCTCGGTGTTGCCGTCCTCGACCGGCGCCGCGATCCCGACGCTCCACACCGGCGCTCCGCCAGCCGAGCACGGGGTCCTGGGATGGGACGTCCGGCTTCCCGAGCACGACGCGATCGTCGAGGCGTTCCCGCACGCCGTCCGCGACGGAGTCGAGGAGACGACGCCGCCGATTCCCCCGAGCGGGGTCGTTCGGTCGGAACCCATCTATCCGGCCCTGGAAGCTGCCGACGTCGAAACCAGGGTAGTGCAACCGGCTGGCACGCTGGGGACGGCCTACGCGAACGCCACGTTCCGCGGCGCGACCCAGGTCCCGTACGACGGGATCGAAGACGGTGCGGAGGTGCTCCGGTCGGTGCTCGAATCCAGCGCGGGGCCGTCGTACACCTACGTCTACGTCCCGGACGTCGACGCGGTGAGCCACACCAGCGGCTCGGATTCGGCCGCGTACCACGAGGTGCTCGAGACGGTCTGTTCGGCACTCGCCCGCGCACTCTACGACGACCTCGACGCTGCGACCGCCAGGGAGACGCTTCTGCTGGTCACCGCCGACCACGGCTTCGTCGATTTCGACCCCGGGCCCGAAGGCTGTCTCGACCCCACCACGATCCAGGCCGTCGCCGATGCCCTCGAGCGACGCCCGAACGGCGACCCCGTCCCGCCGTGGGGCGACTACCGCGTCAGTCACCTCGCGGTGCGCGACGGTGAGCGAGCGACGGTCCGGCGGACGCTCGAGGCACGCGGCGCGATCGTTTTCGACGACGAGACCGTAACCGACGTGGAACTCTTCGGGCCGGCTCCGTCGTCAGCATTCCAGCGCCGGTGCGGTGATCTCGTCTGTACGCATCCCGAGCGGAAGATCGTGCATCCGGCTGCAGAGCGGATCGTGCCCAAGATCGGGATGCACGGCGGGCCGACGGCGCGTGAGCTACTGGTTCCCTTCGCCGCGGCGAGGGTGTCCCGCCTTCGATGTGAGAACGAATGACCGAGTACGACGGCTCCGATGCCGACCGACGGAACGGTGGCTGGAGCGAACACGCGGAGATCCTCGACCCCGCGCACTTCGAGGCGCGCTTCCCGGACTACGACGACCAGATCGTCCACACCCGGACCCAGCCCGCCGAATCCGCCGAGACTGTTCCGGCCGCCGACGTTCTCCCGAGCGACCTCGCCGACCGACTCGGCCACGACCTCTACGCCCACCAGGCCGACGCGATCGAGCGACTCCGCGACGGCGAGAACGTCGCGGTCGCCACCCCGACGGCGTCGGGCAAAACGCTCGTCTACGCACTCTACGTCGCCCTCCGGAAGCGTGCGGATCCCGACGCTCGCGCGATCGTCTGCTACCCGACGAAGGCACTCGCTCGGGACCAGCGGGCCTCGATCGCCGACCTGTACCGACGACTCGGACTCGATTTCGAGGTCGCGGTCTACGACGGTGACACGCCCGGCCATCGTCGCCCGGAAATCCGCGAGAACGCCGACGTCGTCATGACGAACGCCGCTGGCCTCAACGTCTACCTCGCCCACCACACGCAGTGGCGGGAGTGCTTCGGGAACTGCGCGTTGCTCGTGATCGACGAGGCCCACGCCGCGTCCGGGATCCACGGCATGCACGTCGCGTGGGTCCTGCGCCGTCTCCGCCGCGTCCTCGATTTCTACGACGCCGACCCGCGGATCGTCTGCACGTCCGCGACGATCGGGAATCCCGCGGAACACGCGCTCCGATTGACCGGGGAGGAGCACGCGGTGGTCGACGCGGACGGCAGCCCACACGGTCGCCGGGAGATCGCGTTCTGGAAGCCGCCGCTGGAAGACGACCTCGGCGAGGACTACGGCATGGACGAGTACCTCGGTGCGGTCAAGCGTGCGGGCGCTGCAACCGGCGAGATCGTGGCCCACCTCGGGCTTCACGGCGTGCAGACGCTCGCGTTCTCTCGCTCCCGGCAGGGGACGGAACTGACGGCGAAGGGCGCGGAGCGAGCGGCCAGTGATCACCCTGCAGGTGGCGGATCCGGAGCCGGTAGCGGCTACCTCTCCGTCGCGCCCTACCACGCCGGCCACGGTAAGCAGACGCGCCGACAGATCGAGGAACGCCTCCAGTCCGGCGACCTCGACGCCGTGATCTCCACCAGCGCGCTCGAACTCGGGATCGACGTCGGGAGCGTGGACGCAACGGTCCTCTCGGGCTACCCAGGCTCCCGTCAGTCCTTCTGGCAGCGCCTCGGTCGCTCCGGCCGGGGCACCGAGGACGCGCTCTCGGTGCTCGTCGGCCGAGCGGACGCCATCGACCAGTACGTCCTCGACCATCCGGAGTTCCTCTTCGAGGACGACGTCGAGGACGCAGTGATCGACCTCGGCAACGACGCTGTCTACGCGCGGCACCTGTTGGCTGCCGCGAACGAACTGCCGATCGACCGCGACGACGAGCGGTGGTTCGGTGCGAGTGCCCTGCCGGCGGGTGAGGTTCAGGACGCCGACGACCGCCTCGACCGCGCCGTCTCGATGTGGCAGGAGGCCGGCGTGCTCGTCGGCGACCTCGACCGCGAGGTCCGCTACGACGGCCCGCCGCGTCCGGAGGCCGACGTCTCGATGTACGCGACGGACTCGGAGACGTTCCTCGTCGAGTGCGCGGATGGCGAAATCGACGTCGCGCCGATCGGGAAGGATCGCGCCTACCGGGAGTACCACCCGGGTGCGGTCGTGATCCACGACGGGACCGAGTACGAGGTCGTGGAGTTCGAGGAGGACCTGCCCCAGCCCCGCGTGACTCTCGCGGAGATCGAGGAGGACGTCTACACCAGGACCCACTCGACGAAGTCCGTCTCCGACGTCGAGGAGCGAACCAGCCGGGACCTCGGCGACGGCTGGCACCTGAAGTTCGGCGTCGGCACGGTCAGCGTCCACTACGCGCACTACGAGCGCCGCGACGTCCAGAGCGGCGACCTCGTTGGTCCGATCCAGGAGACCGGCCTCGGGCCAATCGAGTTGCGAACCCAGCTGACGTGGGTCGAGGCGCCGAAATCGCTGCGAGAGACGGCGCTGGAGGACGTGCCGCCCGAGGACCTCCTCGCCGAACCCGCCCAGTACGGACGGGGCCAGCGTCAGTACACCTTCCTCGGCGGTCTCCACGGCGCCGAGCACGCGATGATCGAACTCGCGCCGCTGGAACTCCGGCTCGACAGCTCCGAGATCGGCGGGCTGAGCATCGATCCCCACCCGGAAACCGGCGTGCCGACCTGGTTCATCCACGACGGCGTCGACGGCGGGATCGGGTACGCGCGGGGGATCTACGAGCACGCCGATTCGCTGGTGGCCCGGACTCGCGAGCACGTCGACACCTGTGGCTGTGACGGGGTTCGGGGCTGTCCGGCCTGCCTGATGGACGTCCAGTGTGGCAACCGCAACGAACCGTTGCATCGTCCGGCGACGATTGCGATCCTGTCCGAACTCGAGGAGCGACTCGATTAGCGAAGACCACGCTTGCCGCGAAACCCGACCGCGAACCGCTTGGAAGCCCCTCCCGCTCGACCGTCCGTCGCAGGTTCGGCGGGGACGACAAGCGTTTTTGCGAGGTGTCTCCACCGATCGAGCATGGACACGGTTACCGATGGCGAGGGAGAGACGCTCTACGTCGCCACCGACGAGGGCGACCGGGGCTCTCGCGGTCCGTTCTACGTCGCCTACCGGGATCCGGAGCGAGCGCGGCGCTACGGCTGGGTCTGTGGTGCCTGCGGGAGCCTCGACGCGATGATGGACACGATGGGCCGGATCGAGTGTGACAATTGCGGCAATCAGCGAAAGCCCACCGAGTGGGACGCCGCCCACGAGTGAGGAACTGGCTACGCGTCGCGCCCGAGCGGTTTCAGCGTGCGTATCACCGAACTTCCCGCACATTCTTTCGACGACCGTCGTACGCGAAGTTTTAGGGTGGTGCGTGCCGACAAGTAACACGAATGGAGAGTGTTACCGCGTCTCTCGCGACCAGAGCGCGATCGATTTTCGACGATCTGGGGTACACCGTCGTGGGTGAGGGGTCGGAGTTCCGTGCGGAACGTGACTGGAAAGTCGTCCGCGTGACCGCCACCGACGGCGAGGCCAATCCCGACGACGAGGGCTTGCACTGTTACGTGACGCCGAGCGAGCAGGTCGGCACGCTCCGTCGTCGGCTGGCAGGTGGGGACTCGGAGGAGTGGGCGATTATCGCGATCGACGGCGAGGACTACGAGGTCGTTCGCGCGCCGCCTGGTCCGGCGACGCCGACCTGAGCGAGCGACTGGTTTCTGGCCCGACGGACGGTCGTGGGCGGCGCTCCGTACCGATTCGAGTGGGTGATCTGGGGTATCCGAAAGCGCAGGCAGGAGCGGTGACGATGACCCAACACCTAAATGCCGTGCCGAATATTCCCGAAGCAATGCCCTCCACTGGCCTGTCTCGCCGTTCCCTCCTGACGGCGGCGAGCGGTGGCGCGGCCGCCGCGACCGCAGGCTGTTTCTCTCGCCTCCGGTCTCAGATCACCTACGATGCCGCCGATCCCATCTCGCTCAGCGTCAAGACCGTCCCGGCGGATCGGGATCCAAGCGCCGTGTTGCTCGGCAGGGAGCTCGCCGACCACCTCGAAACGGTCGGGATCGACGTCTCCCACGATCTGATCGACGAGGTCCAGTTGTTGCGGGACGCCTTCTTCAACCACGACTACGACCTGTTCGTCACCGAGATACCCGGTCATCGCGATCCCGACGAACTGCGCGCGCTCCTCCACTCGCAGTTCGCGCCGGAACTGGGGATGCAGAACCCCTTCGGCTACGCCTCGCCACGGACCGACGACCTCCTCGAAGCTCAGCGACGCCCGGCGACGGGCACCGACGATCCTGCATCCGACAATCCCGCATCCGACAATCTCGCGACCGACGATCGAGCGATGCTCGTCGAGCGGCTGCAACGACAACTCCTGGAACAACAGCCGTTTCTGACGGTCGTCTCCAGGCCGCACACGACCGCCGTCGCCTCCGACCTCACGTTCAGCGGCGGCGTCAGCTTCGCGTCGTCCCTCGCCTACCTCACGGTCGACCGCCCCGAGGGGGACCTCGACACGCTGACTGTCGGCCTCCAGCGCCCCAACGTCACGAGGAACCGGAACGTCCTCGCCGTCGAGTACCGTCTGCACGACCGGCTCACCGATCTCCTCTACGATCCGATCGTCCAGCGCGTAGGCGACCAGTACGTGCCGTGGCTCGCCGCGGAGTACTCCGTACACGGCCAGTCGAACACCATCACGGTCGATCTCCGCCCGAACCTGAGCTGGCACGACGGGACGCCGCTCACCGCGTCGGACGTGGCCTTCACCTACAGGTTCTGCAAGGACACGGCGCTCGGCGGGACCGACTCGCCCGTACCTGCACCGCGATTTCGCCAGCAGACGAGCCTCGTGCGCAGCGTGAGCGACGTGGACCAGACGACGGTCGAGATCGAACTCCACCCGACGCGGGTGGGGCTCGCCCCCACGGCGCTGACGGTTCCGGTGCTCCCCGAACACGTCTGGAACAGCCGCTCCTCGCTCCAGCACGAGTACTTCACCAGGGCCATCACTGCCTCTGTGTCCTCTCCCGTCGGCAGTGGCCCGCTTCGGTTCGACAGCGCGGAGGAGGGACAGTCACTCACGCTCCAGCGGTTCGACGACCACTTCCTCCGGACCACGTCCGATCTCCCGAACGCCCTCCAGCCGTTCGCGGGCGGTCCAGCCTACGAGACGCTCTCTGCGGAGAGCGCGCCGAACATCGGCGTCGTCCTCGACGACATCGCCGAGGGTCGCGTCCAGGTGCTCGACGGAACAGTCCCCGTGGATGACGTGCCCGACGCACGGGATCGAAGCGACGTCCGCGTCCTCGAATCGCCCACGCCCTCTTACTACCTGATCGGCATCAACACCCGTCGCCATCCGCTCTCGAACTACGCGTTCCGGTCGGCGCTCGGCCGACTGATCGACCGCGATCACGTCGTCGAGGCCGTCTTCGACGGCATCGCCATGGCGACGGAGACACCGCTCCACGACACGGCGTACGTCTCCGAGGAGCTACGGTGGGACGGGGAGAGCGTCACCGGTGGCTTCCCGGGCGAGGACGGCCAACTCGACCGAGACGCAGCTCGCCAGCTATTCCGGGACGCGGGCTTTCGCTACCAAGAAGGATCGCTTCGGGGCCGCTGACCGCACAGGCCGGAGGACGCACCGCGCCGGCGCGAGCTTTTATTTGCCCGCCTGCCGACGTATCAGGTCCATGGTGTTCAAGAAAATCACCCTGATCGGTACCAGCCCCGAGAGCTTCGACGCCGCGGCCGACGACGCGCTCGACCGCGCCGAAGACACCCTCGACAACATTCACTGGGCCGAGGTCGACGAACTCGGCGTGGAGGTCGCCTCCGTCGCGGACCGCGAGTACCAGGCAGAGGTCACCGTCGCTTTCGAACTCGACCAGTAACCGTCGACGGCGCGGAGTCGCCGCCGCAGTTTTCTCCGCCGATTTCGCGGTCGATCCGTGATCGTCGACTCCGTCGATCGGTCTCGAGCGTCGATTTCCTCGATCGATCCCTACGATTCGATCCCCTCGATCGCACGGAGGCGCCGCCGCACCGCCCCCGGTGTAGCGCCGCGCCCGTCGTCGACGCGATGATCGGGTAACACGAGCGGGATCGGATTTGCCGACAGCGCCGACTGCACGGTGGCCGCGGCGTCGTCGCCATCCGGATCGAGTCCCGGCGTCCGTCGGACCAGCGACTCGACGGTGGTGGTCTCACCGTAGGGAACCGTCCGGAGCGTCTGGAGGACGGCGCGCTGGTCGCTCGGAATCGTCAGTGCGATCTCGACGTCGCGGAAGTCGTCCTCGGTCTCCTGTTCGGCGTAGGCCTCGATCCGGTCGAGCAGTTCGTGTTCGGATTCGGCGTTCGCCTCGGGCGTCGCCGGGAACGAACACTGGATGAGCTTCCCGCTCGCGACGCCGAGCTGGACCGTGGCGTCGAGGCTGGGCACGGAGCGCGCGTAAATTCCGCCGAGTTCGTCCATGTCCGCACTCGAACGCGTGGATGGAAAACAGTCCCGCAGGACGATGGCTGATCGCCACGGGGAGTTCGCGGCACCGTCGTGTTCAGGACGATCGTTCCACACAGTTGCAGCGACTGCAACACTGCTGCACTTCTTAGGGGGCAGGCGGTACGACCGGGGCGTATGGCTCCGACCAGACGCCGTGTATTGCAGGCACTGGGCGCTGCCAGCGCTGCCGCGATCGCGGGCTGTTCGAGCGACGGTGGTGGCGGCTCGGGCGACGACGGGAACGACTCCACCGGCGGCTCCACCGACGCCCCTGCAGCGGACGACGGCGACGCGACCGGGGACGGCAGTGCGCAGGACGAACCGCAGTCGCCGGAGGCTGCCGCCCGACAGCTCGTCGACCACCTCTTCGCTGGCGAGTACGAGGCCGGTCAGGCGCTGTTCGTGGAGGCGTACCAGTCGCGGGCGACGCCGGCGATCCTCGAGCGGCTCCGCCTCGGGTTCAACGCCGCAGGTGGCGCGTTCCAGGAGATTACGGGCGTCGAGACGAGCGTCCGCTCGGGGCTCGATGCGGTCGACCTGACGCTCCAGCTCGAACGGACGACCGCGCCGTTCCGGGTCACGGTCACGCAGGACGTCCAGATCCGGTCCGCCATCATCGCTGGGGAGTACGAGCGCGCCAGCTACGCCGATGCCGGGCGCTTCGACGCGACGGAGCACACGCTCGAACCCGGCGGGTGTCAGCTTGGCGCGACGGTCACGACACCAGCTGACGCAGAGCAGGCGCCAGGGGTCGTCCTCGTTCACGGGAGCGGCCCGAGCGATCGCGACCTGACGGTGGGCGCGAACAAACCCTACCGCGACCTCGCGGAGGGGCTGGCGAGCCGCGGCGTCGCCGTCCTGCGCTACGAGAAACGCACCTTCGCCTGCAACGTGGCGGCTGCGGAGCACACCGTCGATCACGTGACCGTCGACGACGCGCTTCACGCCCTCTCGTGGTTCCGCAACCGCGACGACGTCCTCGCCGACGACGTGGCGGTCGTCGGGCACAGCCTCGGTGCGATGATGGCGCCGGAGATTGCACGCCGGGACGGTCGGGTCGCCGGGGCGGTGGGCCTCGCCGCGCCGACGCGTCCGCTCGCGGACGTCTTCCTCGACCAGGTCGACCACCTCGCGTCCGTCGGCGAACACACGCCCTCGGGAATCGAACAACAGCGCAACCAGTGGCAGCGCGCAGCCGAGCAGATTCGCACCGGCAACTTCGAGGACGACGAGTCGCTGCTGGGCTATCCCGGGGCGCTCTGGCGGAGTCTCGACGGCTACGATCCGGTCGCGACGGCCGAAGGCCTCGACGTCCCCCAGCACTACCTCCAGGGCGGTCGCGACTACCAGGTCACCGTCGAAGACGACTTCGCGGCGTGGCAATCTGCCTTCGGCGACGCGGACGACGTCGCGCTCTCCGCCTACGACCCGCTCAACCACGCGTTTCTCCCCGGCCAGGGCCCGTCGGTCCCGCAGGCATACGCCGTCCCCAACCAGGTCTCCGAGTCGGTCGTCGCCGACCTCGCGGCCTGGCTGCAGCGTTGAGCGCTGTGCTGTGAGTCCCGCTGACGCGCTCGCCCTCCACTCGTGCGACGTTCGGCCCCCTCCGCCCGTTGACGTTCGGGCCCTCCCGCCCGCTTCCTACTTCGGTATACCTTCCGATCCTGCGCGCTTCCTGGGCTCCCCTGCACGCGTCTGTGGGCCGGTCCCCTCTTGCACCGTCGAACACCCCGTCGACCCCGTCCCACTTGCAGCGTCCCCGCAACGTCTTGTGTCCGGCCCTCCTCGCCCGGCGTATGCAGACCGTGCGTACCCTGCTCGTCGACGCGTTCACGGACGAACCGCTCTCGGGGAACGCCGCCGGCGTGGTGCCCGACGCCGCGGGTCTCTCCGAACCCCAGCGGCAGGCGATCGCCCGCGAACTGTCCGTCAGCGAGACTGCGTTCCTGGCGAACGGCGACGGCGCGGACTACCGGATTCAGTACTTCACGCCGACGCAGCCAGTGGACCTCTGTGGCCACGCGACCATCGGCACGTTCGCGGGCCTCGCCGCCACCGACGCGATCGGTGCTGGAACGGTCGAGGTGGAGACGCCCGTCGGCGTCCTCGAGGTGACTGTCGAGGACGACGGCTCCGTCTGGATGACGCAGGACGACCCGACGATCCGGCGGGTCGACCTCGACCGCGAACGGCTCGCGGCGGCGCTCGGTCTCCGGCCCTCCGCGGTCACGGACCTCGAATCCGAACTGCCGCTCGCGGTCTCCTCGACCGGGCTTCCCTGGCTGCTCGTCCCGGTCGCCTTCCTCTCACAGCTCGGTGATGCCGATCCGGACCTCGACGCCGTCGCCGAGATCGCCGACGAGGTCGACGCCGTCGGCATCTATCCGTTCACCTTCGACACGCTGGAGCGCGAGGCGCACGTCCACGCCCGGGCCTTCGCGCCGGGTGCTGGCGTCCCGGAAGACCCCGTGACGGGAACGGCCAGTGGCGCAACCGGCGCGTTCCTCCGCCACGTCGGCGCGTTCGACGGCGACCTCCCCGAGGAACTCCTGATCGAACAGGGTCACTACGTCGAGCGGCCCGGCACGGTGCGGGTTCGCGCCGGCGAGAAAATCCGCGTCGGCGGGAACGGGGCGCTGGCGCTCGACGGCGAGTTGCGCGTCCCCGAGATGGAGTCCGACGACATCCTGGAAGCCTGATCGGGCTGCGACTGGTGGCGTGAGCGAGTCGTCTCAGGAGTTCCGGTAGTACTCGCCGTCATCGGTATCGCCCTCCCACTCGAAGCCGTCGTCGGGTTCGTCGTCGGCTTCGGACTCGTCGTCGCTCGTCGGTTCCTCCACACCGTCCGACGGTCCGTCCTCGCCAGCCTCGGAACCGGCCTCCGTCTCCGCAGGATCGTCGGATCCGGCAGCTGCTGATCCGGTTCCTGCAGCCTGCGCGTCGTCGCCCGTATCGTCAGCGGTATGGCTCTCGACCGCCTCCTCGCTCGTCGCATCAGTCCCGATCGCATCCGGTCCGGACTCGTCCACGGTGCTGTCGACGGACGCAGCGCCACCAGCCGCGGCAGCACTGGCGGGTTCTGCGCCGCCAGCGGCGCTCCCGTCGTCGCTCCCGAACTCGTCGCTGCCCAGTTCGTCGCCACGGACCTGCTGTTCGAGCCGCGTCGTCTTGCGGTTCACCTGCTGGACGTCCGCCTCGACGTCGGCGATTCGATCGTCGACCTTGCTCGCGGCGGTACTCGCGATCCGCTCCTCGTCGACGAGTTCGTCGATCTGGTTCTCGATCGCCTTTCGCATGGTGTGGTGGCGCACCGCCGAGCGACCCAGCTGCCAGACGATGAGCCCGAGGACGAATCCGCCGGCGATCATCGGGATACTCGCGGGCTGGCCGGCGTCGGAGGGATCGCCAAAGGCGATTTCGCTCAGAAAGGCGCCCGCTCCGAGCCAGACGCCAGCGGCGACGATTCCGATGCCGAGAAGGAAGGGAAGCAGGGCCAGCGCGCGGTCGTAGAGGCTCCACCGGAGTGCCGACTTGAGTTGCATGCACACGGGTAGGGGTCGGGATTGGCTTAAACCCAATCCCCGATCGGGCCCCGGTCGGAATCCGGATTCGTCGTCTCCGGGGCCGAACCTGATCGGCAGGCTCGTGCACCTGTCCGGTCAGCGCCGTACGTCGAATCCCGAGAGTCCCTCGGGCGGTTCGCGCTCGACCTCCACAGCTTCGACCGACGCCGCTGGGCTGCCCTCGTGGCAGAACTCGACCATCTCCGTCACCTGCTCGTCGGTCCCCTCGAAGACCGCCTCGACCCGGCCGTCCTCGAGGTTGCGAACCCAGCCGTCGACGCCCACCGCTTCGGCTCGATCCCGCGTCGTCGCCCGGAAGAAGACGCCCTGGACGCGGCCGGTCACGAACACGTGTGCGCGACGACGATCCTCGGTCTGCTCACTCATGCCTGCCCGTTCGGGGGCTCGGCAAAAAACGGTGTCCACGGAAGGTGTCCGCCTACTCCGCGAGCCTGAGGACGGCGTAGTGGAATGCTCCGTCGCCGACCGGCCGGGTCTCGGTCTTCCCGACCTCGAACGGGACCGGCGCGTCGAAGATGGGACCGTCGTAGACGAAGGTGTGGAAGCTGCCGTGCTGGCCGCACGGTTCGACGCCCTCGGAGAGCGCCGCGAGCCTCGCTGGCTGCTCGTCGCTGCCAATCGTCGGTGGGGACGGCGGCAGCGGTGGACTCTCCTACGGCGACACCGTCGAGGACGAGATCGTCGCCGACGGTCCGCGCGATCCGATCTACAACGATCTCGCGACGCCCCACGAGTTCAGCGGCTCCTCGGGCGATCGCATCCGGGCAACGCAGGACTCCCAGGCGTTCGACTGCTGGCTGCTCGTGGTCGACGGCAACGACAACCTCGTCGTGGAGAACGACGACCGCAGCATG from Salinarchaeum sp. Harcht-Bsk1 includes these protein-coding regions:
- a CDS encoding alpha/beta fold hydrolase, whose amino-acid sequence is MAPTRRRVLQALGAASAAAIAGCSSDGGGGSGDDGNDSTGGSTDAPAADDGDATGDGSAQDEPQSPEAAARQLVDHLFAGEYEAGQALFVEAYQSRATPAILERLRLGFNAAGGAFQEITGVETSVRSGLDAVDLTLQLERTTAPFRVTVTQDVQIRSAIIAGEYERASYADAGRFDATEHTLEPGGCQLGATVTTPADAEQAPGVVLVHGSGPSDRDLTVGANKPYRDLAEGLASRGVAVLRYEKRTFACNVAAAEHTVDHVTVDDALHALSWFRNRDDVLADDVAVVGHSLGAMMAPEIARRDGRVAGAVGLAAPTRPLADVFLDQVDHLASVGEHTPSGIEQQRNQWQRAAEQIRTGNFEDDESLLGYPGALWRSLDGYDPVATAEGLDVPQHYLQGGRDYQVTVEDDFAAWQSAFGDADDVALSAYDPLNHAFLPGQGPSVPQAYAVPNQVSESVVADLAAWLQR
- a CDS encoding PhzF family phenazine biosynthesis protein, encoding MQTVRTLLVDAFTDEPLSGNAAGVVPDAAGLSEPQRQAIARELSVSETAFLANGDGADYRIQYFTPTQPVDLCGHATIGTFAGLAATDAIGAGTVEVETPVGVLEVTVEDDGSVWMTQDDPTIRRVDLDRERLAAALGLRPSAVTDLESELPLAVSSTGLPWLLVPVAFLSQLGDADPDLDAVAEIADEVDAVGIYPFTFDTLEREAHVHARAFAPGAGVPEDPVTGTASGATGAFLRHVGAFDGDLPEELLIEQGHYVERPGTVRVRAGEKIRVGGNGALALDGELRVPEMESDDILEA
- a CDS encoding acylphosphatase — its product is MSEQTEDRRRAHVFVTGRVQGVFFRATTRDRAEAVGVDGWVRNLEDGRVEAVFEGTDEQVTEMVEFCHEGSPAASVEAVEVEREPPEGLSGFDVRR